In Bacteroidota bacterium, a single window of DNA contains:
- a CDS encoding sigma-54-dependent Fis family transcriptional regulator — protein sequence MIKVFIVEDDHFLGSLIKKTLEKLDNCEVTHFMSPQDCLSNLHLNPDIVSIDYMLPGMNGIELMEKIKNYNDNIQCVMVSGQEKIDVVIDTYRKGASDYIIKNDNALVNLENSVKTLCKNVYLKQENDALKEIVIDRNKYNNILGNSSPVLKVLRLIQKVEKSNIMVLVTGQSGTGKELVSRAIHYNSQRARKPFVTVNMGAIPEDLIESELFGHEKGAFTDARDRRIGKFEEANEGTIFLDEIGEMDMMMQTKLLRVLQEKEVTRIGSNKSIKLDVRVIAATNKNLVQEVKEGRFREDLFYRLQGFLIHLPTLLERGDDVVLLSKNFLADFCKENRMPNIQLSKEATKFLLEYKWPGNIRELKAVIERAAIMSENNTILPEDLVFVNS from the coding sequence CTGATAAAAGTATTTATAGTAGAGGATGATCACTTCTTAGGGAGTCTGATCAAAAAAACTTTGGAAAAACTCGACAACTGTGAAGTTACACATTTCATGTCGCCGCAGGATTGTTTAAGCAACTTACACTTGAATCCCGATATCGTTTCAATTGACTACATGCTTCCGGGTATGAATGGAATTGAACTGATGGAAAAAATAAAAAATTACAACGACAATATTCAATGTGTCATGGTATCAGGTCAGGAGAAGATCGATGTCGTAATTGATACGTATAGAAAAGGTGCATCTGATTACATCATAAAAAATGATAACGCTTTAGTGAATCTGGAAAATTCTGTAAAGACACTTTGTAAGAATGTGTATTTGAAACAGGAGAATGATGCTTTGAAAGAAATCGTAATCGACCGGAATAAATACAATAATATTTTAGGAAATAGCAGCCCTGTATTGAAAGTTTTGCGTTTAATTCAAAAGGTTGAAAAGAGCAATATCATGGTTTTAGTAACCGGTCAAAGTGGAACGGGAAAAGAACTGGTGTCGCGTGCAATTCATTATAATTCACAACGGGCAAGAAAACCTTTCGTAACAGTAAATATGGGTGCAATCCCGGAAGACCTTATCGAAAGTGAATTGTTTGGTCATGAGAAAGGTGCATTTACAGATGCCCGCGATCGCAGAATAGGAAAATTTGAAGAAGCGAATGAAGGAACTATCTTCCTTGATGAGATCGGCGAAATGGATATGATGATGCAGACAAAACTATTGCGTGTACTGCAGGAAAAAGAAGTAACGCGTATAGGAAGTAATAAATCAATTAAACTTGACGTCCGCGTGATTGCGGCAACCAATAAAAATCTTGTTCAGGAAGTTAAAGAAGGCCGGTTCAGAGAAGATCTTTTTTACAGGCTTCAAGGATTTCTGATTCACCTGCCTACTCTATTGGAAAGAGGTGATGATGTTGTTTTACTATCAAAAAACTTCCTTGCCGATTTCTGCAAAGAGAATAGAATGCCAAACATTCAATTAAGCAAAGAAGCAACAAAATTTCTACTTGAATACAAATGGCCCGGTAACATCCGCGAATTGAAAGCAGTTATCGAAAGAGCAGCCATCATGTCTGAAAACAATACAATTCTTCCCGAAGATCTTGTCTTCGTGAATTCATAA
- a CDS encoding glycosyltransferase family 2 protein: protein MGLFFYYFTKFADHFILVYSCILFGTYFLLSTVSAFDIINYMRRNSFIDYRDILAAPSAPSISIIAPAYNESKTIVENVRSLLNIHYVNFEVIIVNDGSKDNTLELMIEAYNLEAVPYAFEEKIGSKPIRAVYKSTIPSLSKLTVVDKVNGGKADALNSGINISRYGIFAAIDVDCILEYESLLKMVKPFMEQTETDRVIAVGGVVRIANSCEVNEGKITKVNLPTEIIPRIQVLEYIRAFLLGRMAWSRLNGLILISGAFGMFDKKIAIDAGGYNHNTVGEDMELVIRMRRYMEERKKEKYRVVYLPDPLCWTEAPSSFKILSKQRNRWTRGTAETLWIHKKLIFNPKYKFLGMVSMPFWLLFEYMAPIVETTAFLYLIMMAFLGILNVELFVVLFVLIYAFAIMYSTAAILFEELSFHQYKKKRDILRLLGTALIEPLFIHPLTVYYAIRGNLDLMTGVKNWGEMKRRGFTRAKK from the coding sequence ATGGGTTTGTTTTTCTATTATTTTACAAAGTTCGCAGATCATTTTATTTTGGTCTACAGCTGTATTTTATTTGGCACCTACTTCCTTTTGTCGACTGTATCTGCATTTGACATCATCAATTACATGCGTCGGAACAGTTTCATAGATTATCGGGACATTCTTGCTGCTCCTTCTGCCCCATCCATTTCTATAATTGCTCCGGCTTATAATGAGTCCAAGACCATTGTAGAAAATGTGCGGTCGCTTCTGAATATTCACTACGTAAATTTCGAAGTGATCATTGTCAATGACGGATCCAAGGACAATACCCTTGAATTAATGATTGAAGCATATAATCTGGAAGCGGTACCATATGCATTTGAAGAAAAGATCGGATCAAAGCCTATCCGGGCAGTATATAAATCCACTATTCCATCATTAAGTAAATTGACAGTTGTCGATAAGGTCAATGGTGGTAAAGCCGATGCATTGAACTCAGGGATCAATATTTCACGGTACGGTATCTTTGCAGCAATTGATGTGGATTGTATCCTTGAATATGAATCGTTGCTAAAAATGGTTAAGCCATTTATGGAGCAAACAGAAACTGACAGAGTCATAGCAGTTGGTGGCGTTGTTCGAATTGCCAATTCATGTGAAGTAAACGAAGGTAAGATCACGAAAGTAAATTTACCGACTGAAATAATTCCCCGTATACAAGTTTTAGAATATATCCGTGCATTCTTATTAGGGCGTATGGCCTGGAGCAGATTAAATGGACTGATCCTTATCTCAGGTGCCTTTGGAATGTTTGATAAAAAGATTGCAATTGATGCCGGTGGCTACAACCATAATACGGTTGGCGAAGACATGGAATTGGTTATCCGTATGCGAAGGTATATGGAAGAAAGGAAGAAAGAAAAATACCGGGTAGTCTATCTGCCTGATCCACTTTGCTGGACAGAAGCACCGAGTAGTTTTAAGATCTTAAGTAAACAAAGAAATCGTTGGACAAGAGGTACGGCAGAGACGCTTTGGATACACAAAAAACTGATCTTTAATCCGAAGTATAAATTTCTGGGAATGGTAAGTATGCCATTCTGGTTATTATTCGAGTACATGGCACCTATCGTAGAAACGACAGCATTTCTCTATCTTATTATGATGGCCTTTTTAGGAATTTTAAACGTTGAATTGTTTGTTGTACTATTCGTACTTATCTATGCTTTTGCGATCATGTACTCCACTGCTGCTATCTTATTTGAAGAATTAAGTTTCCATCAGTACAAAAAGAAGCGCGACATTTTGCGTTTACTTGGTACAGCTCTGATCGAGCCATTATTTATTCACCCACTGACCGTTTACTACGCCATCAGAGGGAATCTCGATCTAATGACAGGAGTTAAAAACTGGGGTGAGATGAAACGCCGTGGCTTTACCAGAGCTAAGAAATAA
- a CDS encoding response regulator, producing MADRKFQILVVEDDELDRLIIKKALKSASINHDLYFAEDHESGKAATQNQEYDCIFLDYNLPGGTGIDLLKEIRKAGNQSPIIIVTSQGDEKIAVEAMKTGANDYIPKDLLTGDGIAQSVRYMVNLKEQASRQRELELQLSTTQNQLKAVVANAPIILFALNKNSEFTLFEGKGLEELKIDKEKFINQPLANFSKDIPIQLEYFHKALEGQEVKIVAEWENKYFEIFYTSIRDNENTIIGVIGIAADVTAHKKILEQLENAKQLAEETAKIKENFLANMSHEIRTPMNDIIELTRILLNTNLNEEQSGYLSSIKMCSDNLMVIIDDILDFSKIETGKMTFEEVPFNINQSVKHAIELFQAKADEKGIQLVSEVDPKLPATISGDPTRLSQIINNLISNAIKFTEKGEVRIIARVGQKVNNKVTVQFEIKDSGIGIPEKSIATIFDSFTQASSDTTRKFGGTGLGLTIVKKLIELQEGEISVKSKSGIGTTFSFHIVYPIIESIKKVEIQKDSEYSISHLRILIAEDNKINQLIVRKIFSDWQTTIDFADNGEEAIRFAKNERYDLILMDIQMPIMDGLTASKTIRTTLPEPFCSVPIMAMTAHATASEKQKCKDHGMNDHINKPFDPLDLKKKIIALTQSHNPSLKQVQNTHFEQKTAEVKLNNQSNQGGQTGATIGQSKPAVPHKEAINHFLNAPKINLNYLKQIAEGNEAFVIEMIEMFLNKTPEAITEMYEHFKNKNWDEFRKVAHRIKPSFGYMGMSEIQNALSKVELMNEKELKEPAVDELLIEIESRTSQAYAQLRSELTTLK from the coding sequence ATGGCAGATAGAAAATTTCAGATACTTGTTGTCGAGGACGACGAGTTGGATCGGTTGATCATTAAGAAGGCATTAAAAAGTGCAAGCATTAATCACGATTTATATTTTGCAGAAGACCATGAAAGTGGAAAAGCTGCGACACAAAATCAGGAGTACGATTGTATTTTCCTTGACTACAATTTACCGGGCGGAACAGGTATTGACCTTTTAAAAGAAATCCGTAAAGCAGGTAATCAATCCCCTATCATTATCGTTACCAGTCAGGGTGATGAGAAAATTGCCGTTGAAGCAATGAAGACCGGAGCGAACGATTACATTCCGAAAGATCTTCTGACAGGCGACGGAATTGCACAAAGTGTGCGATACATGGTTAACTTAAAAGAACAGGCATCTCGTCAGCGTGAACTTGAATTACAATTAAGCACAACTCAAAACCAGTTAAAGGCTGTTGTTGCCAATGCTCCTATTATATTATTTGCTTTAAATAAAAACAGTGAGTTCACACTTTTTGAAGGAAAAGGTCTGGAGGAATTAAAAATTGATAAAGAAAAATTTATCAATCAACCCTTAGCGAATTTTTCAAAAGATATTCCGATTCAGCTTGAGTATTTTCATAAGGCATTGGAAGGACAAGAAGTAAAGATCGTTGCGGAGTGGGAAAATAAATACTTCGAGATCTTTTATACTTCTATCAGAGATAATGAAAATACAATCATCGGAGTTATAGGTATTGCAGCGGATGTTACGGCTCACAAAAAGATTCTGGAGCAGCTGGAAAATGCCAAACAATTAGCAGAAGAAACAGCAAAGATCAAAGAAAATTTTCTTGCCAATATGAGTCATGAGATCCGTACACCTATGAACGATATCATTGAACTTACCCGCATTTTGCTGAATACAAATCTTAATGAAGAACAATCAGGTTACCTGAGTTCAATTAAAATGTGTTCAGACAATCTTATGGTGATCATCGACGACATTCTTGATTTTTCAAAGATAGAAACCGGTAAAATGACATTCGAAGAAGTACCGTTCAATATTAATCAATCAGTGAAGCATGCCATAGAATTATTTCAGGCCAAGGCCGATGAAAAAGGAATTCAACTAGTATCAGAAGTAGATCCTAAACTTCCGGCTACTATCAGTGGCGACCCTACCCGACTTTCACAGATCATAAATAATCTGATCAGCAATGCGATCAAGTTCACTGAAAAGGGTGAAGTGAGGATCATTGCCAGAGTCGGTCAGAAAGTGAATAACAAAGTCACTGTCCAATTTGAAATAAAAGATTCCGGAATTGGAATTCCTGAAAAAAGCATAGCCACTATTTTTGATAGTTTTACTCAGGCTAGTTCAGATACGACCAGAAAATTTGGTGGAACAGGTTTAGGGCTGACGATCGTAAAAAAACTCATTGAGCTTCAGGAAGGGGAGATTTCGGTCAAGAGTAAATCAGGAATAGGCACAACTTTTTCATTTCATATCGTCTATCCGATAATTGAATCCATTAAAAAAGTAGAAATTCAAAAAGACAGTGAGTATAGTATCTCTCACCTCAGAATTTTAATTGCAGAGGATAATAAGATTAATCAATTGATAGTGAGGAAGATATTCTCTGACTGGCAAACAACGATCGATTTTGCCGATAATGGGGAAGAAGCGATCAGGTTTGCGAAAAATGAGCGTTATGACTTGATTCTGATGGACATACAAATGCCCATTATGGATGGATTAACTGCTTCAAAAACCATCAGGACAACGTTACCGGAGCCATTTTGCTCGGTACCAATAATGGCAATGACAGCACATGCAACGGCATCAGAAAAGCAGAAATGCAAAGATCACGGAATGAATGATCATATCAACAAACCATTCGATCCACTTGATTTAAAGAAAAAGATAATTGCGCTAACCCAAAGTCACAATCCTTCGTTGAAACAAGTTCAAAATACTCATTTTGAGCAAAAAACAGCGGAAGTGAAATTAAATAATCAATCAAATCAGGGAGGCCAGACGGGTGCTACAATCGGGCAATCAAAACCGGCTGTACCTCATAAAGAAGCGATCAATCACTTCCTGAATGCACCAAAAATAAATCTTAATTATCTCAAGCAAATTGCAGAAGGTAATGAAGCATTTGTAATTGAGATGATAGAAATGTTTCTGAATAAAACTCCGGAAGCAATAACTGAAATGTATGAACATTTCAAAAATAAAAACTGGGATGAGTTCAGAAAAGTTGCACACAGAATCAAACCTTCATTTGGCTACATGGGCATGTCAGAAATACAGAATGCACTTTCGAAAGTTGAGTTGATGAATGAGAAAGAATTGAAGGAACCTGCGGTTGATGAATTACTCATTGAAATCGAATCAAGAACCAGTCAGGCGTACGCTCAATTAAGATCAGAGTTAACCACTCTAAAATAG
- a CDS encoding CotH kinase family protein — protein sequence MMDSLELNNYLQANVIIDPKKFYSTGVRFKGESSYEFYPGKKKPFRIKFNKFIKGQDFHGIEELNLTNNFKDPSMMREKIYLDMMNSEGLPAPRATYAKVYLNDKYWGLYLVNESIDKVFLETRFKSSAGNLFQGEPQANFVYIGNEPMKYWNRYVLKNNTKKNDWTDLVKFIRVINDTISTPEEYTKKLESAFNLDKCLRAWAINNIIGNIDAYNMFYPHNFFIYHDTVTTKWQWISLDGNYSFAAWNPVMPLHQLENLDILVPDSVPYKQARPLLEKTLGENKIIQRRYLSIMNELLRKHFSEEIINQKIDSLSLRIRVSVYADVNKMYSNTDFDTNVNTTVGDPLDPGNFIPGLKSFINARRNSVEKQIEELNKQLSN from the coding sequence ATGATGGATTCGCTGGAGTTGAATAACTATTTACAGGCGAATGTGATCATCGACCCTAAAAAATTCTACTCTACCGGAGTCCGGTTCAAAGGAGAATCTTCTTATGAATTTTATCCGGGAAAGAAAAAACCATTCCGCATAAAATTCAACAAGTTCATCAAAGGACAGGATTTTCACGGCATCGAAGAGTTGAACCTCACAAACAACTTCAAGGATCCGTCGATGATGCGCGAAAAGATCTATCTCGACATGATGAACAGTGAAGGTTTACCGGCGCCACGTGCAACTTATGCTAAAGTTTACCTGAATGATAAGTACTGGGGATTGTATCTGGTGAACGAAAGTATCGATAAGGTATTTCTGGAAACACGTTTTAAAAGTTCAGCAGGAAATTTATTTCAGGGCGAACCTCAGGCTAATTTCGTTTACATTGGAAATGAACCAATGAAATACTGGAACCGGTATGTATTAAAAAACAACACAAAGAAAAACGACTGGACCGATCTTGTCAAATTTATCCGGGTAATCAACGATACAATTTCTACTCCTGAGGAGTATACAAAAAAACTAGAATCTGCTTTTAATCTCGACAAATGTCTGAGAGCCTGGGCAATCAATAATATTATCGGTAACATCGACGCCTATAATATGTTTTATCCTCACAACTTCTTTATCTATCATGATACAGTAACTACTAAATGGCAATGGATCTCATTGGACGGGAATTATAGTTTTGCTGCCTGGAATCCTGTGATGCCCTTGCATCAACTTGAAAACCTGGACATATTGGTACCTGATTCTGTACCTTACAAGCAAGCCCGGCCACTGTTGGAAAAAACATTGGGCGAAAATAAAATCATTCAGAGACGATACCTTTCAATTATGAATGAACTGCTTCGTAAACATTTCAGCGAAGAAATAATTAATCAAAAAATTGATAGTTTGAGTCTGCGGATCAGAGTCTCAGTATATGCTGATGTAAATAAAATGTACTCCAATACAGATTTCGATACCAACGTTAACACAACCGTCGGCGATCCTCTTGATCCGGGTAATTTTATTCCGGGACTGAAATCCTTTATCAATGCACGAAGAAACTCTGTAGAAAAGCAGATAGAAGAACTTAATAAACAATTATCAAACTAA
- a CDS encoding response regulator transcription factor, with translation MKVLVCEDDEMVLKMVEFKLEKEGYEVILAKDGKEAIDKIDKLRPDIIITDIMMPYLTGLEIVHQVRKQLNIKVPIIIVSSIGLEKTVLEAFQLGADDFITKPFSPNELSVRVKRLLMKSY, from the coding sequence ATGAAGGTCTTAGTTTGCGAAGACGATGAAATGGTCCTTAAAATGGTAGAGTTCAAGCTTGAAAAAGAGGGCTATGAAGTTATACTTGCAAAAGACGGTAAGGAAGCGATTGATAAGATCGACAAATTAAGACCAGACATTATTATTACCGATATCATGATGCCCTATTTAACCGGGCTCGAGATCGTGCATCAAGTAAGAAAACAATTGAATATAAAAGTTCCTATCATTATTGTTTCATCAATTGGTTTGGAAAAAACCGTATTGGAAGCATTTCAATTAGGAGCAGACGATTTCATTACAAAGCCTTTTAGCCCTAACGAACTTTCTGTCAGGGTAAAACGGCTTTTGATGAAATCGTATTGA
- a CDS encoding TIGR00730 family Rossman fold protein → MNYDELKIRRAFSDKDWQEIKAHDTWQIFKIMSEFVDGFEKLSKIGPCVSIFGSARTSPDHHFYHLAEEIAFKLTKEGYGIITGGGPGIMEAANKGAKTAGGKSVGLNIELPFEQSSNPYIDPDKLITFDYFFVRKLMFIKYAQGFVVLPGGFGTMDELFEALTLIQTKKIGKFPIVLAGKEYWAGLFDWIKTVLVAEKMINPADLDLVFLADDADHAVKHINDFYSRYLLKPNF, encoded by the coding sequence ATGAATTACGATGAATTAAAAATCCGACGTGCGTTTTCGGATAAAGACTGGCAGGAAATTAAAGCTCACGATACATGGCAGATCTTCAAGATCATGTCTGAATTTGTAGATGGTTTTGAAAAGCTTAGTAAGATCGGACCTTGTGTTTCTATATTCGGTTCAGCGAGAACAAGTCCGGATCATCACTTCTATCATCTCGCGGAAGAAATTGCTTTCAAGTTGACAAAAGAAGGCTACGGTATCATCACCGGAGGTGGACCCGGAATTATGGAAGCCGCAAATAAGGGAGCGAAAACGGCCGGTGGGAAATCGGTTGGATTAAACATAGAATTACCTTTTGAGCAAAGTTCAAATCCTTATATCGATCCTGATAAGTTGATCACTTTCGACTATTTTTTCGTGCGTAAATTGATGTTCATTAAGTATGCTCAAGGCTTTGTTGTTTTGCCCGGAGGATTTGGAACAATGGATGAATTGTTTGAGGCATTGACGTTGATTCAGACTAAAAAGATTGGAAAATTTCCGATCGTTCTGGCCGGAAAAGAATATTGGGCCGGACTTTTCGACTGGATCAAGACAGTTTTGGTTGCTGAAAAAATGATCAATCCTGCCGACCTCGACCTCGTCTTCCTTGCTGATGACGCGGACCACGCGGTAAAACACATCAATGATTTTTACAGCAGATACTTACTGAAACCGAACTTCTGA
- the yaiO gene encoding YaiO family outer membrane beta-barrel protein, which yields MVIVTDTTDLDALFKKARELSFNDNYSQARRICQKILEKKPNYYDVRTFLARTYTWQKNYDMARTELSRVLIERENDQEALSALFDVEFWSENYQVANDYLKIALSYYPNSEELLLKKAKLQMKLEDKGNAALTLRRILDFNPGNKEALQLMNSLGRKRLNSNFQTSYSVDEFSFGKKPQEFLSAQVGRNFTFGSLTMRINTANKFGKRGFQYEVESYAHFTKNIYANLFVGYAYDAIFPKEKYGAELYFKLPAGFEYSAGIRYQTFTESSSFYTTSLGNYYKDYWFNFRAYINPKTDSTFQSTSLKNTSLTMIVAARKYFGDGDNYLGIKLSRGKSPDESARLEQGIQTRSYSAGIEAQKSAFGRWVIKVDASYSREPLRTSGLSGDASDAFTIYTRRVSTGITLKTVF from the coding sequence TTGGTTATTGTTACTGATACAACAGATCTGGATGCACTCTTCAAGAAAGCCCGCGAATTAAGTTTCAATGATAATTATTCACAGGCACGAAGAATTTGTCAGAAGATTCTCGAAAAAAAACCAAATTATTATGATGTACGTACGTTTTTAGCCAGGACTTATACATGGCAGAAAAACTACGATATGGCGCGAACAGAATTAAGCCGTGTGTTGATCGAGAGAGAAAATGATCAGGAAGCACTGAGTGCACTTTTTGATGTTGAATTCTGGAGTGAAAACTACCAAGTAGCAAACGATTACCTGAAAATTGCTTTGAGTTACTATCCCAATTCAGAAGAATTACTTCTGAAAAAGGCTAAACTTCAGATGAAACTCGAGGATAAAGGAAATGCCGCTTTGACCTTACGAAGGATCCTCGATTTTAATCCCGGAAATAAAGAAGCATTGCAATTGATGAATAGTCTTGGAAGAAAACGATTGAATAGTAATTTTCAGACCAGCTATTCAGTCGACGAATTTTCATTTGGGAAAAAACCTCAGGAATTTCTTTCAGCGCAAGTTGGAAGGAACTTTACATTTGGATCTCTTACTATGAGGATCAATACAGCGAATAAATTCGGTAAGCGGGGATTTCAATATGAAGTCGAAAGTTATGCTCATTTTACAAAAAATATCTACGCAAATCTTTTTGTAGGGTATGCATATGATGCAATCTTTCCAAAAGAAAAGTATGGCGCTGAATTATACTTTAAACTTCCTGCAGGTTTTGAATATTCTGCCGGAATAAGATATCAGACATTCACAGAAAGCTCTTCTTTCTACACAACAAGTCTGGGAAATTATTACAAAGATTATTGGTTTAATTTCAGGGCATACATCAATCCTAAAACTGATTCAACTTTTCAGTCTACTTCACTAAAAAACACATCACTTACCATGATCGTTGCTGCAAGAAAATACTTCGGCGATGGCGACAATTATCTTGGTATAAAACTAAGCAGAGGTAAATCACCGGATGAATCGGCCAGACTTGAACAAGGTATTCAAACCCGCTCCTACTCTGCCGGAATTGAAGCACAGAAAAGTGCTTTTGGAAGATGGGTGATTAAAGTAGATGCCTCATATTCCAGAGAACCGCTTCGTACCAGTGGACTTAGTGGAGATGCTTCAGATGCATTTACAATTTACACAAGAAGAGTTTCAACAGGCATAACGCTTAAAACAGTATTCTGA